Below is a genomic region from Oscarella lobularis chromosome 14, ooOscLobu1.1, whole genome shotgun sequence.
CGTCGCGGTGAATCCTACGAACACTCCCAAGGGAACAACGGGCGTCGATTTATCGACTGCTCAAATTTTCGTCTATAAATCCGGTACTCAGATTCCTCTTTCGTTGACGCTGGCTCCTGACGGCGTCAACTATTTGATGATAACAGACAATAAGGCGATCAGAATCAAATTTCAGAACTTCAAAGTACCGTGCGATAAGGTTACTATAGATTGGCGACTGGTTGCAAAAGTAGGAGAAACGAATGTGTTTCCACAACAGACAGTTACGACAACGAGTGCCGGAACGATTGATGTTACAGTGACCAATCAATTTACACTGACAAACGGGGCCAAATATAAGATCAAAGCGACGGCCAAAAATGTCAGAAACACATCATCGACACTTGACACGTCTTTGATACTGGTCGACATCACTAGTCCGGTGATTGGAGCGATCTACGACGGAGATCGACTGCCGCCCAATCAGCAGAAAGACATAACGTATCAAATGAGCAATACTAGGATTTCGGCACACTGGGACCCCAATACTGTTTATGACAACGAAAGCGGCCTGAAAGTGACGAATACGTATCAGATTGCAGTAGGCACAAGTGCATTGAGCACAAATACAAACGACTACGTGACGGTAATGGCGAACTCTGGTGAAATCAAATTATCACTGCAACACAATACGATCTACTATGTGACACTGCGTGTTTATAATCGAGCTGGATTGGTATCGACGAGGTCTTCAAATGGCGTCAAAGTCGATACGACGAACCCGGTGACAGGGACGCTGACTATTGTGAAAGGCACATCTAATCATACCCAGCTTGATTACGTAACTTCGCCCAGTCGTCAAATCGTGGCAAGGCTCAAGGGCTGCAATGACCCTGAGAGTGGGATCATTGAAATCAGATGGATGGTGTGCGCAAAAAACGTCAATAATCCTTTAGACACGGCTTGCAATGCTGCCGGGAATCAAGTTTATTCGTCGTGTTTCGATCCATCTGATTGCGTGATTAATATAACGCTTCCTCAAAATAATGACGTTTTGTACAACGGTAGCTTCCAGTCCGGATACTCGTACGATTTGAGACTCACTATAAAGAATGGCGCTCTCCGAACGAGTTCAGTCACTTCGAACAAATTTATCACCGATTACAGTCCACCTGATCTTGGCACAGTGTGGGACAGTCTTTCTTCAGATATTGACTATCAGCACGTCAATACATCGGTTGGCGTCAATTGGAGCGGCTTCAACGACGACCAAAGCGATCTCAACTATTGCCAATTAGCTGTTTATGAAGAGTACAATACGGCAAACGAAAGGGTCGTGTCCTCGTTTAGCAGCGTACCTTTGAGCGGCAGCAAAACTGTCACGAATCTCGTCGGCGTTCTGATCACAGGAAAAACCTACACACCGGTTGTTCGGTGCTACAACAAAGCAGGACTCTTCACAGACGTTCCGTCTGACGGCGTGTTCATCGACGCTTTTCCTCCGATACCAACAGAAATCCTTGACATTCGCTTTGAAGACAGTTTTGCAGACGAAAATATGGACCGAGACTATCAGGTTAACAAAACCGGCATCAAGACGAAATGGGCGGCGTTTTCATCCGTGAGCGGGCTCGAGTCGTGCGGATGGTCTCTCAAAACCGACTTGACGGAAGTCGTATCCGAAATGCCGACCGTCTCGTTATCAAGCACGACATTTGCTCATTCAGTGAATCTCGTTTTCTATACGACTTACtacgcgtcgattcgatgcaCTAGTCATGCGGGTCTATCCTCAACCGGAACTTCAGATGGAATCGCTCCCGACAATACTCATCCTTTAgccggcgtcgttttcgatttGTGTCCGGATCCGTGTGGTCTTAGGACTGATATCGACTATTCGCCGGACAACAAAATGCTTCGATTTCGCTGGGAAGGATTCTCCGATCCTCACAGCGGCATCGACTTCTACGAGTGGAAttacaatcaaaactgtagCGGGTTTTTTTTGCTAAGCGATTTCAAAAACGTCGGCGTTTCCTACGAAGTGCTGGAGCCTTTGTCGCTCAGTCACAACACGCGTTACTGCGTGACCGTTCGAGCAATCAACGGAGCGGGACTGAAGGTGACGAGCATTTCCGACGGCCTCCTGATTGATACGACACGACCGAAGAGAGTCATTGTCAAGGACGGCGACATTCCGTCCGCCGACAGAGATTACCAGTCGTCCGACAGCGTGATTTCGTTCACGTGGCCTCTGATTCAGGACTCGGAGTCTTACATCGATATTTTGGAGGTTGGTCTTGGATCGACGCCTGGCGATCACGATACGATCGCTCTGACGATGGTAGCcaatacgacgacgtctcacaCGTTCGGAGGATTGAGTCTTACGCAGAATCAAGTCTACTATGCAAAAGTCTGCGCGACGAACGCTGCTCGACTTCAAACGTGCGTTCACTCCGACGGGGTTCTGATCGACGTCACTCCTTCCGCGAAAGGGGTTATTATCCATGGTGCCATGCAGCCAGGAAACGTCTTCCAAGCCGATAATAAGAACATCGAAGCTCACTGGTACGGGTTCAAAGATGTGGAGAGTGCTGTGGACTATTTTGAGTGGGCGATCGGAACGATGGCTAACGGTACGGATATAATGAATTTCGCCAAAGTGGGATCAAACGTGACATTCAGCGCCAACGTTAGACTCAAAAATGGACAGAAATATTTTGTCTCCGTCATTTGCTACAATAGAGCTGGACTACAAATCACCAGCGCGTCCAATGGGGTAACGGTGGATGTGACTGAGCCCGTGGCACCACTTCCGGAAAGCGTCGTGGTCGAAATTGCCGTCGGAAAAGCTCTCAACGCGTCGTGGCCCAGTTTCACCGACGCCGAAAGCTCCATATGGTATTGCCAGTGGGCAATAGGCACAAAGAAATGCGGCACGCAAGTACAGCCGTACACAAAACTGTCAAACAACACGCTGAGGCGGGCTTCATACAAGGTCAATTACGTGCCTGGTTTACGATACTACGTTTCGGTCGTGGCAAGAAATCGGGCGGGTCTCTCATCGAAGGTCTGCTCTGAAGGCGTTTTGTATGACGACAGTCCACCCGTAGTGGGTgtcgttcgcgacggcgatggaTTGAACGATATTGACTatcaaacgtcgacgtcgagcctCTCAGCTAATTGGGATATATTCACTGACGATCATAGTGGAATAGAGGCGTGCTACGTCGGAATGGGAACGAGTAAGTCCACTGGCGATTTCTACTCGTTCACGTTGGTCTCTGTTGGAGCTACAAAACACGTGTTTTCGTCGATTACGATGACTTCTGGAACGAAATATTTTGTTCTCGTTCGATGCCGCAACGGAGTTGGACTCGAGTCAACGAACTCGTCAAATGGAATTATTATAGATACGACTCCTCCTGACGTTGGTATTGTCGAGACTCTTCCCTATCAGTCGTCTCTCGGCGTCGTGGAAGCGTGGTGGAGCGAATTCAGCGACTCGGAGAGTCCAATAGACAGCTACTCGTGGTCTATCGACGGTCAATCTCCAATGAGTCAAGACGTTCAGCCCTTCGTTGACATGAAACTCAATGAAGCGGCCAGTGCAAGCAACTTGACGCTTACAGCTTTCAAAATCTATTACGTGACTGTAAGAGCGTTCAACAAAGCCGGTCTGTCATCCGTGAAATCGTCAACTGGAATCCTGATAGATATCTCACCTCCTATCCGCGGATACGTACTCGACGGAATGAGGGAGAGCGATATAGACTGGCACTACACAGACACAGGCATTGGAGCTCAGTGGCACAATTTCAGTGACTCTGAAAGCGGCGTTCATTTCTACAGATGGTCAGTGGGCAGCAATGAGGAAGGGTGTCAGATACTGCTTGCGACCAATGTAATGCAGAATACGTCAGCGTACTGTTGGAGCTGTTTTTTCATTCCGGGAGTCAAGTATTTCGTCACTGTGGAGGCATCAAATGGCGTCGGACTCAAAACCACCGCTTCGTCAGATGGATTTATAGTCGACTTGACAGAACCCAAACCGGGCACGATCTCCGGTCTCACGTGGATTTCGAATAATCTGCTACAGGTGAATTGGACTGGAGCATGTGACCACGATAGTGGACCTCCACGATGTTGGCTCATCATCGTGGCTCCTGGACAATGGACTATAAAGATGAAATTTCACGATCTAAATGAACAGACGATACACGTCAATACGAGCGGCTATTCTTACTCGAGGCTCGTGAGTGTCTACGTCAATTGTACGGACAGAGCttctttgacggcgacgtcaccgtcgGGGAGCATAGACGGAACTCCGCCGACGAGTGGATCGGTTAGCCTTTTGGATTATGACAAAAGTTCGTTTACTGTGAAGTGGGGAGGATTTCAAGATCCAGAATCGTTCGTCAGTTCCGTCGAGTTACAAATTAGCACCAATTCGTCAACTGAGACTGTCGTACTCTCTCCCTACAAGGGCCCGTTCTATAAACACCAGGGAAATAGCGAGTCTCTTTACGGGACTAAACAAACTGTTGCAGCAAGAGCGTTTAGCAGTGCAGGTCTCGTTTCTAGCTGGGTCGAAGAAACGTTTGACATGGTAGCTCCGACAGGCGCTCTCGATCCATCAGACTGCTGCGACATATCAATGGAATACACCGATTCTGCCATTTACGTATCGTGGAGCTGGAGAGACGGACACAATAACGAATCGTCCGATCTTGGCTACGAATATTGCTACAGCATCGGTACCGTTCTCGGAGGCACTCAAATACTCAACTACACGAACGTTGGCACTGCGAGAAAAGCTGTTTGCACGAGCTGTCTTTTGCTTCAAGGAGCAGACTACTATGTCAGCCTTCACGTTTCATTAGACAACTTCAATACGTACAGCGATCACCAGTCGAGTAGTTTTCTTGTCGATCTAACACCGCCTGTGGCTGGAGAAGTGTTGGACGGGCTAAATGTTGATAACCACTATTACAAAATCAACAAAATATTCAGTGCGACGTGGAAGGGTTTCACAGACCCCGACAGTCCGATAGAAACGTGCGAAATAAGTATCATAGACTTTTCGTCGAACATCGCTGGAAGGGGAGAAATATGGAGCGAATCAGTTCGTTCAAACGGCACCGGGACAATCACTCGTAAAGTATTGACATGGGTGCACGATCATTTCTACCAGACCAAAGTGTCATGTCAAAGCGAGCTTAATTTGATGGTGGAAGGGCTGTCTGATGGATTCCTTGTCGATGAGACGCCTCCCTCCGGTGGTTCGGTTAGTTTTTCTATTGACAGCGTCTGGGGCGAACTGGCAAACGTTTCAGGATCGTGGTCAgacttcaacgacgacgaaagcggcgttGCCTCGTACGAGTGGCTTATTTTGGAGACGGGAGAGAGACCCAACGAGACGATGAACGCCGTGggcacggcgacgtcgttctccgCTTCGGTGAATCTGACCGCTACCACGAAATACGAActcgtcgtcaacgcgacgaaTCATGCAGGCTTGTACTCACTTCGAAGATCCCTCGGAGTCGTACACGACGTAACGGCGCCGAATAGATCGTACGTGCACGACGGAGCCGGCGCAACTGACATCGACTATCAATTCTCCACGACGGGGTTGTCTTCGTCTTGGGGGAGAATGActgacgacgagaccgaGATCGTGGACTGCGTATGGTTCGTTGGAACCGAACCTGGCACCGCAGAATTACTCTCTCCTCAGTCAATTGGCTCGCAGACGAAGGGGACCTGTCAACACTGCGTCCTAACGCCGGGAATGAAGTACTATTCGTCGGTTATGTGCTACAATTCGGCCGGACTTCGAACGGTCGTTTCTTCCGACGGTATCgtcatcgattcgacggagcCCGTCGTCGGTCAAGTTTACGACGGGAAAGGCAAACAAGATAAAGCATTCCAGATGGAGTTGTCGTTCAGCGATTGCAGCTGGGACGAATTCAGCGACGCCGAGAGCGGAATTTTCGAGTATAGGCCTTGTTTGGGAACTGGCAGCACTTTGTTGTGCAATACTCACGCAAAAGGAAAGACTAGTTCTACCGAGTGGCATTTTTCGGGATTGTCACTGGTGCACAATGGAATATATTACTGCTCGGTGACTGGAGTCAATGCAGCGGGATTATCGTACACGGCGGTTTCTGATGGTGTCACTGTTGATTCGACGAAACCAAAGGCAGGCACGGTTGTTGATGGAACGAGTGACGACGTGGATTGTCAGCACTCAGATGACGCCGTCGTGGCAACGTGGTTCAATTTCTACGACAGCGAGTCGGGAATTGTCGACTATCAATGGAGCATAGGAACATCGATTGGCGGTACCGACATCCAAGGATTTGTGTCTGTTGGACTTTATCTGACAGCGTCCTATTCCAATCCCAATGTGACATTGCCAGTTGGGAAAATGATCTTTGCTACGGTTCATGCATACAACGAAGCTGGTAAGTACAGTTCGGCTTCCTCTGACGGAGTTCTGGTGTTTGACCCTCAAGTTGATCTAGCTGCAAGCTGTGTGTCTCTCTTTGATCTCTAACTGTCACTTTAGTGGTACGCTGCTTAGATACTACTTAGTTCAATGTTTTTCTTGCGTCTTCATTATTGATTAGGCAATTAGGCGCGTGGCACTATGCTGCACAGTCTTACTAATTTAGGAAAGTTTGCAGTATCGCCCATTCAAAATGAACCCATTTCACTGACATACAGAGACATCATTGAAGAACAGAGGCACGTGGATACAGGAGTTCTCCCTCTGAGAGAATCTCATTTTTGTcggtcttctcgtcgtcgcttcgactcTTGGTCCGAGTAGTAGACTGCTGGACTCATCAGAAAACGCCACCGGGTACAAACTCGTGGCTAATCGGCTTGCGAGAATAGAAGCGCGCAGGGGTTTCCAAAACAGTCTCGTTTCACAACATCGTATCGTACCGCGGTCTCTTTAGCAACAAAAGCGGTTGTAAACACTCTGAAAAGCGTTCAGAAAAGCTTCCTAGGAGGACCCCAATGGAAAGCACAAAAGTTGTGGCGGAAACGTTCGCCTAACCTTCGCCTAGAGTTTTGGACAAATAAGAAGGGATTGCAGCTTCACACTGTTCGATATTTGCAAGTAAGTAGAATCTCAAGAAGCCTGATTGGCGTCTGCTGAAAAATCTCTTGCTGAGAATGTTGATGATCGAAAAAAGGTCAATGTTTTGTATGATAAGCCGCTAAAAGTGCGGTATGCCGATTGTAAATTAACTCTAAAGTTGGCTCTACAGTTTAGCTTCGGTCAGCGTCTGACTTACTAGACTCTAGTAGGACGACACAGGTCACGATGAGGCAGTGCTTTGTCTTCCATACGGCGCTAGCAAAAAGGGTTTTGGATCAGCGAACGAAAAGATCAATATACGCGCTTTGGATATGCCATGAATGCTCAAAGCTACAAGGACGTGAGTCAATGGGCCATTGCCTCGAGATTCCTCTCCTCAAACGCGTTATTGCAGTCAGGTATGGCACCCGGAAACCTTTTCTCACTCGCTTTCTCGTTTCTTGTCTTAGGCTTATTCTCGACGATGCGTACATATGATTTGAGTTctgatttcttcttttgaccTTGCGCCATCAAATTCACCTTAAACTGGTATTTTGGAATTTCCACTTACTACACAATACACAAGCTTATTGCTCTGTTTTATAGATTGGAGTGCGGGTATCATATGAAGAAGAAtgaggagacgaagaggtagaccgcggtcccaacgtcctcggcaGGACGGGTTGGTCCATCTGCGGGACCACGAAGGCTTGCAGCTTCCTCATAGTTGCAGTCTTCTAAACTGCCTGTACGCCTCCTTTTGGCATGAGGCCATAACGTCTAAAAGGCCAACGTCTCCTGGGCAGGCCTACATCGACTTCTGCAGAAGAGGTTGTGAGGcttcgagaagaaaaactgcccATTCACGGCGTTTATCTCCCATTTGAGGCTATCAGTCTTATTGATAGTCTCTTCAGGAGAACGACGCCTACAGCAAAATGCGTGCTTGCAAGCGTCTTCTTGATTTATTTGCAGGTACACACGCCTAATACTGGATCAAAAATGAGGACATAAAGACGGCAGGTACTGATAGAACGTTGTCTCTATTTTGTTCTAATGTTTATTAATAGGGCtttggggtcctgagcatgaccccaTCATtaaaaactgctccggggtcctgggcaagaccctgtcaacaaaaactgcccgcgAAGAAAAGGGGAAAgtctgtttgttttttcgtttttattcaaataaaatttctgTGCCCTACCCTTTCCTCcatggcggcggcagcgcacGCGGGGTGCACCACCCCGCCGGTGCCTTAACTAACTTAAGCTACCCTACGCACCTGTCTAACCTACCTAGCGCGTCGGGGGCGCAGGGCGTGCGAATCATGTTATGCGCCTAACTACGCATGCatcattctaaaaaaaagtCTTTTACGTATCTGGTGTCTCTGACTTCCTTGCCCATATTCATAATGCGGTACACAATGGTGCTTTCGTGAGAGAAGCAATTGGCCTACAAGGAAACAAAAATTTATCAATGTGGCAACTCTGGTGGGAGAAGGAAACTGAGGACCCGAGAAAGATCACGCAGAAATATTTACCGGTGGTCTTCAATGCGAGCGCGGAAGTTCTTGTGAAGATTGAATTATCAGAAGATCACCTTGACAACGCCGATTACCTATGTAAATGTCAATGTTAGCAAAAAACTGTGTAACTCGAGGTCAATTGGCAGTCAACCGATCTCCATTGTTTTAGAAACAGAAAGAATAGCAGTCGAGGAAGAAACGGAGGAGGCAATTCGCATCGAAGGTCGACAGGTGGCCTTCAGTAGCTACGGTCGCGCTCGCGGGATGCCGGAGGAGGGCgtgacgatcgtcgccgaggGTCTCGCCTCGTGTGGAAATCAACGAGAAGAGACGAATACAGTACGAACGAGGAGGGCGAGTTTCGTCTGAGGGGTCTCCAGCCTCAGTGCAATTTTTCCATTGGACTGGCGAACGGTAGTCTGGCTCGATCGCTTCCGTCTCGTCAAGTAGTCGACGTGCAGAATGCCGACGTGCGTGACGTCGCGATGATTATAATTCGACGCACGGGCATGCTCGATTTGTCTGGGAACGTCGTGACGGATTCGGCatatttgacgtcgattcagATCAATCTTTATCAGGATGGTCGTCAGGATTCGCCGCTTCACACCATCTCGCTCAAATCGAGTTCCTTCTTCTACTTTCCCTCGCTTCCGGCTGACGGTCGAGCCTATATCGTGGAACTAGACACGCATCTCTCTCACAAGCAGTACACCTACGTTTTGCCGTCGAGTCAACGTTTTGTTGCCAAGGGAGACATCAAGCACGTGACGTTTGCATTTCGTGCGGAAGGGCGAACGGTCGACGCGGAACTGACAACTCAGGGATCTGTTGTGGCTGTAGCAGTCATCGTAGGCATTGCCACTATTATAGCTGTAGTTTTCCAGACGCGATTCATTCCCGGCCTATCAGATAGGTTTGAAGCTGACTACAAGATGAAGTCCTTCAGAAAACGatgatttatttatattgATGTAATATTGATGTCCTTTGCGTTGTCgatgttgttgttgttgtgttACTCTCACTGTTATTATGCTACTCGCTCTCGTGACTCGTTGGGCTACTGAGAGCTTCTCGAATAAGAGAATCCGTTACAGGTGGAGGGTTTCGCCCATGCTGTCGTGTTCGCTGCAGTCCGCATATAGGCGAGGTGAATAGTACCAAGGACGAGAATTTTTAACAGGAGAGGAAGAAGGTCTATCAAGGGAGGAATTAGTTGGAGAAGGACATCCAACAGAAGAATAACTTTGAGCGGTGACGTCTTCCGATGATAGCGACTCTGTCCTTTCTATTGCGGTGGGTTGGAGTTTACTCGACGTTTCTCCTGTGGCCTTGAGATGATGGAAGGCAGAATTGGCCAAGGCTCTCTGAATTCTTTGACGAGACTCTGATCCTTCGCTAGATGGCCCTTTTCTTGCATCCtgttcgtcgctcgtcgtcgttgctctTTGCAAAAAAAGGATGTCAATTTTGCTTGCTTTATAGGCCGGCAGCAGAACTTGAGTAGCATGCGGGCTTGCTCTTCCTGTAACCGGCTGaacgtttcttcgcgtctgTAGAAAGCCATTTACCACCGGAGGCGGCCGTATCCATTCCTAAAGCATCACCATAGAGTCTAGTAGTAGATCTATACCGTTGAAAAAGTTTTTTAGAGGCCTCTATGCCATATCACTTGCAGTTGGATCCTATTTTTGGACGCAGATAAATGCATGCGACTCGTCTGGGTCCCCGAGCGACTTTTCTAAGCTAAATGAAGAGCTCacgaattattttcttcgtttgcgaGTCGATCAGAGCACTGGAGAAATAACGAAGCTATCGATTGAGAATGCTGTGGCCTTTCCAACTTCTAAGGAAGGTCAACTAGCACCGGATTCGCTCGAGAGACGTCGCTAACTAACGAACG
It encodes:
- the LOC136195562 gene encoding uncharacterized protein isoform X1 gives rise to the protein MRLHEDTELDQLLNCWTRVVRGVSYPRQRLPGKDEQRKCLKLNRWCTQKRYWRLNKYVVHFLTQFVSVVRNMIALRVLFAVVFCLSCVRGDEFGQQDSDCSPYHTYGYGCSNTVSYTSYYSRKRKHKTTTCTGWFLGRRCTDGYRSTYEAKSRTHVVINCRQCNIDCRVNSWGSWGACTGTCYDTTRQWKYRSVWRRSSGNGASCPSTSDWKRCYIDSKACKIGGVCYAHLRRQSSMGNGGCRECNKYASRSGWTDISGGPCNDAQACTKDDQCKDGVCSGTSFTCKSCETCNGARCTLNSGYCLIKENCYAHLQRQSLTGDGGCQECNQLVSRSAWTAVSGGPCDDAQACTKDDQCKDGVCIGTSFTCESCETCNGAGCTLNSGYCLIDGQCFSRDTKNPEIQYSQCQACKPDQSTIQWTPLTGDSCNDNDLCTHSDKCTSIGLCVGTQIPGQCSLACQECDGTSTCKITKGCVTSSNTCGCLVGGVCYDNNAVNPNNQCQYCDFGASGSSWTNYAKGTKCDDGQPCTRNDHCDAATCVSEDFTHEPECSAHLDVTNPCLRETYCDGSNCLPIYYPTSRQCYANVDECDYPDLNCEGGKAACRYCTNGSCVAVNPTNTPKGTTGVDLSTAQIFVYKSGTQIPLSLTLAPDGVNYLMITDNKAIRIKFQNFKVPCDKVTIDWRLVAKVGETNVFPQQTVTTTSAGTIDVTVTNQFTLTNGAKYKIKATAKNVRNTSSTLDTSLILVDITSPVIGAIYDGDRLPPNQQKDITYQMSNTRISAHWDPNTVYDNESGLKVTNTYQIAVGTSALSTNTNDYVTVMANSGEIKLSLQHNTIYYVTLRVYNRAGLVSTRSSNGVKVDTTNPVTGTLTIVKGTSNHTQLDYVTSPSRQIVARLKGCNDPESGIIEIRWMVCAKNVNNPLDTACNAAGNQVYSSCFDPSDCVINITLPQNNDVLYNGSFQSGYSYDLRLTIKNGALRTSSVTSNKFITDYSPPDLGTVWDSLSSDIDYQHVNTSVGVNWSGFNDDQSDLNYCQLAVYEEYNTANERVVSSFSSVPLSGSKTVTNLVGVLITGKTYTPVVRCYNKAGLFTDVPSDGVFIDAFPPIPTEILDIRFEDSFADENMDRDYQVNKTGIKTKWAAFSSVSGLESCGWSLKTDLTEVVSEMPTVSLSSTTFAHSVNLVFYTTYYASIRCTSHAGLSSTGTSDGIAPDNTHPLAGVVFDLCPDPCGLRTDIDYSPDNKMLRFRWEGFSDPHSGIDFYEWNYNQNCSGFFLLSDFKNVGVSYEVLEPLSLSHNTRYCVTVRAINGAGLKVTSISDGLLIDTTRPKRVIVKDGDIPSADRDYQSSDSVISFTWPLIQDSESYIDILEVGLGSTPGDHDTIALTMVANTTTSHTFGGLSLTQNQVYYAKVCATNAARLQTCVHSDGVLIDVTPSAKGVIIHGAMQPGNVFQADNKNIEAHWYGFKDVESAVDYFEWAIGTMANGTDIMNFAKVGSNVTFSANVRLKNGQKYFVSVICYNRAGLQITSASNGVTVDVTEPVAPLPESVVVEIAVGKALNASWPSFTDAESSIWYCQWAIGTKKCGTQVQPYTKLSNNTLRRASYKVNYVPGLRYYVSVVARNRAGLSSKVCSEGVLYDDSPPVVGVVRDGDGLNDIDYQTSTSSLSANWDIFTDDHSGIEACYVGMGTSKSTGDFYSFTLVSVGATKHVFSSITMTSGTKYFVLVRCRNGVGLESTNSSNGIIIDTTPPDVGIVETLPYQSSLGVVEAWWSEFSDSESPIDSYSWSIDGQSPMSQDVQPFVDMKLNEAASASNLTLTAFKIYYVTVRAFNKAGLSSVKSSTGILIDISPPIRGYVLDGMRESDIDWHYTDTGIGAQWHNFSDSESGVHFYRWSVGSNEEGCQILLATNVMQNTSAYCWSCFFIPGVKYFVTVEASNGVGLKTTASSDGFIVDLTEPKPGTISGLTWISNNLLQVNWTGACDHDSGPPRCWLIIVAPGQWTIKMKFHDLNEQTIHVNTSGYSYSRLVSVYVNCTDRASLTATSPSGSIDGTPPTSGSVSLLDYDKSSFTVKWGGFQDPESFVSSVELQISTNSSTETVVLSPYKGPFYKHQGNSESLYGTKQTVAARAFSSAGLVSSWVEETFDMVAPTGALDPSDCCDISMEYTDSAIYVSWSWRDGHNNESSDLGYEYCYSIGTVLGGTQILNYTNVGTARKAVCTSCLLLQGADYYVSLHVSLDNFNTYSDHQSSSFLVDLTPPVAGEVLDGLNVDNHYYKINKIFSATWKGFTDPDSPIETCEISIIDFSSNIAGRGEIWSESVRSNGTGTITRKVLTWVHDHFYQTKVSCQSELNLMVEGLSDGFLVDETPPSGGSVSFSIDSVWGELANVSGSWSDFNDDESGVASYEWLILETGERPNETMNAVGTATSFSASVNLTATTKYELVVNATNHAGLYSLRRSLGVVHDVTAPNRSYVHDGAGATDIDYQFSTTGLSSSWGRMTDDETEIVDCVWFVGTEPGTAELLSPQSIGSQTKGTCQHCVLTPGMKYYSSVMCYNSAGLRTVVSSDGIVIDSTEPVVGQVYDGKGKQDKAFQMELSFSDCSWDEFSDAESGIFEYRPCLGTGSTLLCNTHAKGKTSSTEWHFSGLSLVHNGIYYCSVTGVNAAGLSYTAVSDGVTVDSTKPKAGTVVDGTSDDVDCQHSDDAVVATWFNFYDSESGIVDYQWSIGTSIGGTDIQGFVSVGLYLTASYSNPNVTLPVGKMIFATVHAYNEAGKYSSASSDGVLVFDPQVDLAASCVSLFDL